In the genome of Primulina eburnea isolate SZY01 chromosome 13, ASM2296580v1, whole genome shotgun sequence, the window TAAAAGACAGAGCCTCGGGGAGAGGTGGGAAGTCCCTTTCCAAGTGTCTTCCCCGCCAtttcatatatatacacacactctTAATTGGCAGGATCGAATGTCACCAAGCAGCCGTAGAACttataattttttaagaaataTACGTCATTTCAGGGACATATATttcttaaaaatttatatttgattttattttctagaatgcatttattttgtttataaatCAAAGATAAATATTCGCCTCATTTTCAACACtttctcaaaaataaatttcacCAACTCTTACAACTTTCCAATATGATCAACGTACACTTTCGGGCTCATAATATTGTCAGAGTTGGTggagtaaatatatttttagttaATGATCAGGAATTCGATTATTATCACTGATACTTTCTCGGACGAGCTTGTCACACAGAGTTTGTCCAGTATGACTTACATGAAAGTTTACTCGATGCACATAAAAAAAATCGATGTGGGTTCTCGCGTcataaaaaaatacatttattCAAAGCATCAAGTTGCTGGAGTAGGTGTACTTGTGACTAATTAATCACAATTCTATTCCCTACTAAGATTTTTTGGACGAGTATGTCGTACAAGACTTACATGATGTAGTTTATTTGATTGTCATGATTTGTAAGACACTGCGTTCAACACATCCAATATGCACATATGAATAGCAGTCGCCAGCTCCGTTACAAAATATATCTATACACACACATTATCTTTTTCAACTTTATATCATTTTCAAAAGACAGTTTTGAGAAACCGTCGGAATATTTAACGACGATGACTTTAGCGACGTTGttaaaaccatcactaaaaccatCGATAATTTGATTAGCtcgaaaaaccgtcgctaatcagcgttgttttataattttaagAGTCTTTTTTCGATTAAAAAAATATGggtggaaatgtattttgattaTCCGATAATAATTTAGCCCGTGCTTTGTAAAAAATCCTTGCAATGAAAAGACAAGGAAAGGGGATTAATCAGATGAAAACAATTAAGACTTTCGTCAATCAGCACTGACGGTGCACCTACACTGCCTGCTCGTTCCATCaacattgtatatatatatatattcctttAAATCCTGCAATTTGTTCGCACATGCATTCAATCGACACAGTAATTAACATCTGCAGCTAAATTATAttattaggcaaaaacttgtgtgagacggtctcacgggttatatttgtgagacggatctcttatttgggtaatccatgaaaaagtattacttattatgctaagagtattactttttattgtgaatatgggtagggttgacccgtctcacggattaagatccgtgagacggtctcacatgagacctactcattatATTAAACAAATCCTTAATTCTAGGGTCAATTTTTAACTATTAACTAAGGATCCACtttctattttttattattttttaagaaaagaaGGATCCACTTGGGGGGCTCCACCCTCGCACTCCGCCTAGGGTAATACCGCATCtccaaatttttatatatttgcgAATCTGTTGCACGGAGATCGCGACTTATTATTTCCTAATCATAAAATTGCTTAAATATCTCCAAATTTTTTAGTCTCTTATGTGATgacaattttccaaaataaaattttataatcttGACACGTTTTGTTCAGTATTATTTAAAATAGATTACTAAATGATGGGAAcaaagaaatttaaaaaaaaaaaaaaagagttacaGTTGATAAGAAAAAATCTTGTTGAGATTGATAGCATTGATCCTCATCGTTTCACTACGTATGTATGATATATCGTTTTGATTTAAGAATGATCcgttaattaattaacgtaAATGTCCCTCTCCATCCTCCTGTTCCGAGTGCCATATCTGTTGTGGACGTTTCCCAACAAATCTAAGTCATAGCTCCCACAATACCAATATATGCTTAATAATTTTATGCCTACGTACGTATATACAAGTCTAGCattatacaatatataaaacacACTACATTATCGAATTAAAATCAACTCTGAATTTCTTCGAAGACAATTGGAAGATCACAAAACCTACAAACAAGATTCACATAAAGAAAATTAAGCTTGTAGAGATTGATACAACTATAGTCATATGTAGACATCAACGAGGCCACCATCCAATATTCTTGATCTTGTCTTCTTCGCGCTGGCCTCTTTTGTTTTCTGTTCATAAActaatatatattttgaatataGCAGTTCTATTATATAACTAGGTACGTTTTATACAAATTCGAATCATGGCCTGCCATGTTCAACGCCTGAGCTTGACTCTAGTCTCGAGTGGGTGAACCATCTCACAAGACAACTTTAACACTTCCGACAAATCTACACTTGGACCACAAGGCAGAAACTCGAATTCATGCAAGAGCGTAGCCACCCAGAAATTCACCGTAGTCATGCCAAATGTTTTTCCCGGGCACGACCTCCGGCCAGACCCAAAAGGCGCTAACCTCAAATCGGATCCCATAACCGAGAACTCCATATTCGATTCCCGGTCCATAAATCTCTCGGGCTTAAAGTTCAAGGGATCATCCCAAACAGTTGGATCCCTCGTAATGGCCCACATATTAACCATCGCTGTGGTTCCCGCGGGCACATGATATCCATCCACCGCGGAATCCCTTATGGACAAACGGGACCAAGAAAGAAGTGGGCCTGGCGGGTGAAACCTTAAGACTTCCTTGATGACCGCTGTTAAGTACACGAACTCGGTTAAGTCAGACTCCGTTACCGCGCGAGACCTGCCCACGACCTTGTCCAGCTCATCATGAACCTTTGATTGCACGTCAGGGTGCAACACCAATCTTGCTAATATCCATTCTATCAACACTGCAACAGTATCAGTTCCCCTAAATATCATTTCCTGCATCCAGTAGGAAATAATTAAAGAGTTTATACTTCGTTTCacgtataaaaaaaatttaacaccGTGAAAACATAAATAACAGAGATAATAAAAGGTGAAAAGATATTGAAATTAAAACTAGCCAAAAGTAGAAATTTTTCTCAAAGTTTACCTTAACAAAGTTACCAATTAAGCAAGTGCCTTTTTGAAAATAGAGTGGTTGGTCAAGTAAATTATTTATAcgtgatttcttttctttttttatggTACTAAATATATTTAACTGCTCATAGGTTACTTTTTGAGCACATGAAACAAAGCAACGGTTGCTTTCAAGCCAGAATAGGAAGATATGCTCATGAAAATGCTTCATTTGCGGCTAATAAGATATAACATCATCATGGTAACTAACCCCAAACAGGACATATTTttatcacccatgaaaaaattaaatttggaATTACGAAAATGACTAACGTATAGATTAGGAATTTACGAAAATGACTACTGTATAAAGTACCGTAATATAATAGAATACGATCGATATAGTATAAGCCATGTGTGTGCTATAATATGACTCATTTATCTACTTTAGTTATTGTTTGTATTATAAAACCAATCAAATTGATACATTCAAAAACAAATTAGTAAGTTTTAAGGAAGTTCAAATACATATGAgaaaaaataaagtataaattttaattccatcttataattttttttaaaaaataaatagttgATGACGTGGCGATCAAATTAAATTTTAGTAAGTATAAGTTCCTCGTGTATCTTACCCAAAGAACGGCGATCATGTCTGCCTCCGACAATCTTTCCCTCCCCTCAAGAGAAAGCAAAACATCTACGAGATCACCGTTAAGCTTGCCAGTTTCTGCCTTGTGCTCAGCCACAATCCGACCGACGAACTTGCTCACACGTGGCACGAGCCGGGAGCACCTCAACCGGATTTTTTGTAAGTCGAAATCAGTTAAGAAGGATAAGTGATCGCCCCAGTTCACTTCTCCTAGTAAATCGTATCCTTCATCAACCAAAAACCTCAATTCCTCCGTCTCCGAGTTGAGTGAACTGAGGCCGTACCTCCGTCCAAATACAGAGCACATCATGTTGTTAAGCGAAGCGAGTTTCAGTACATTCCTAACGCGAAAACCGTCTTTACTTGAAGCAAATACCGATACCATCTCGCTCGCTATTTCCAGACGTTGATACTCAGACGCTTTGATTTGTTTAGGGGAGAAAAGATGGGCCGAGGCTATTTTCCGTAGGGTCTGCCAATAAACGCCGTAAGGCGCGAAGCCGATGGAGCGGCTGAACATCAAGTTATATGCCGTTTCATTCACCGGGCGTTCGACGAACGTTGCgctgtttaaaatttcttttgcgACCTCATGATTGCAGGTGACTATCGCCCGCGTCCCGCCGAGGCTGAAAGCCATGAGCCGTTTGCCTCCACAGGCTTCAGCTGCAGCAGCTAATTTATGGTGGGCTAGACCTGTCATCAGACTGATGCTGCCTATAACAGGAACCCCTTTTGGGCCAGGAATGGATCGAGATTTTGATGTTGTGGGATTCCTCCATTTGTATTTTCCCCATGCGGGACCTCCGGGGTGAGCCCAGAAAACAAGGTTCAGGATCAGGCAGGAAAGAAGGAAGAGAAATGTCAAGATTATGGCAGTGGAGGGGGCGAGGGATTCGCATTTTGAGGCCGCGAAAGCGAAGAGCCAGAGGTTTTCGACATCTGATTTCATCATTATGGTTTGAATACAGTACCGCGCGGAGTTTGATAgtgtaaattataaattatgagTTTTAAAGCCGAGGAGAAAGCTCAGCAAATTGGTTTTGAGGGCTTGAAAATGGCTATGCATATCCTGGTTTATATAGGGAGCGACGGTGAAAAAttgttacgtttagaatttACCGTGTTCGAGTATATTctgaattaaatttgaaaattacaAATCTTTTCTGTATTAAATTTCCATATTGTTATTCAAAACATTTGGATCAAAATTGTTGTGGTGCGTCCAACAACCGTCTTTGTTAAGAGAGCGACGCAACACGTAGCGACTTACCAGCCAAAAAACTTAAAAAAGATTTAATTTACACCGT includes:
- the LOC140810055 gene encoding cytochrome P450 78A3-like — protein: MMKSDVENLWLFAFAASKCESLAPSTAIILTFLFLLSCLILNLVFWAHPGGPAWGKYKWRNPTTSKSRSIPGPKGVPVIGSISLMTGLAHHKLAAAAEACGGKRLMAFSLGGTRAIVTCNHEVAKEILNSATFVERPVNETAYNLMFSRSIGFAPYGVYWQTLRKIASAHLFSPKQIKASEYQRLEIASEMVSVFASSKDGFRVRNVLKLASLNNMMCSVFGRRYGLSSLNSETEELRFLVDEGYDLLGEVNWGDHLSFLTDFDLQKIRLRCSRLVPRVSKFVGRIVAEHKAETGKLNGDLVDVLLSLEGRERLSEADMIAVLWEMIFRGTDTVAVLIEWILARLVLHPDVQSKVHDELDKVVGRSRAVTESDLTEFVYLTAVIKEVLRFHPPGPLLSWSRLSIRDSAVDGYHVPAGTTAMVNMWAITRDPTVWDDPLNFKPERFMDRESNMEFSVMGSDLRLAPFGSGRRSCPGKTFGMTTVNFWVATLLHEFEFLPCGPSVDLSEVLKLSCEMVHPLETRVKLRR